The proteins below come from a single Methyloprofundus sedimenti genomic window:
- a CDS encoding TIGR04211 family SH3 domain-containing protein, protein MKYFFYIILTAFSCTNAFAETVYVSDNMKLTLRSGESNKHKIVKMISSGTKLELLNNNKDTGYSKVKTSQGLVGYLPTRFIQNKPINSWYLTKANQELELLKSENDQLKASLAEIQQNNSGSNTSDTELIKERDQLSTDLNDIRQTASNAIQLKQQRNELQERVVNVERELQQLKREKQALEDSTSQDWFLYGGILSFIGIFLGLLIPKISWQRKSHGSWDTL, encoded by the coding sequence GTGAAATATTTTTTTTATATTATTTTAACTGCGTTTAGTTGCACTAACGCCTTTGCAGAAACTGTTTATGTGTCTGACAACATGAAACTCACATTGCGTAGTGGTGAAAGCAATAAACATAAAATCGTCAAAATGATTTCCAGTGGCACCAAACTGGAATTGCTAAATAATAATAAAGACACTGGTTACAGTAAGGTTAAAACCAGTCAAGGGTTAGTCGGTTACCTGCCTACTCGTTTTATTCAAAACAAACCGATTAACAGTTGGTATTTAACAAAAGCGAACCAGGAACTCGAATTGTTAAAATCAGAAAACGATCAACTAAAAGCATCTTTAGCAGAAATACAACAAAACAATAGCGGCTCAAACACAAGTGATACCGAACTGATTAAAGAACGCGATCAACTCAGTACTGATCTGAATGATATACGCCAAACTGCTTCAAATGCCATACAACTAAAACAACAACGCAATGAATTACAAGAACGGGTGGTCAATGTTGAGCGTGAATTACAACAATTGAAACGCGAAAAACAGGCTTTAGAAGATAGCACCAGTCAGGACTGGTTCTTATATGGTGGCATATTATCTTTTATAGGCATATTTTTGGGATTATTGATCCCCAAAATCAGCTGGCAACGTAAATCGCATGGTAGTTGGGATACTTTATAA
- a CDS encoding exosortase H-associated membrane protein — protein sequence MTMQINPLTAFIIKVFLCLPLCYWGWYYFADLTTWIVISVAEPLLQSVFPKLIIGIEQSGSLVEVIAEVTVPAQNTPRGMVAELPIPVNPLIYSYGLPLGLALTLASPFSFFRTLGVIFINLFLFLLIQVWGIGFESTKVLFLQMSPELIGNIRLPSWQMDCIALGYQFGVLILPAVTPVIIWVVFYQSFIVRFTPVLLRKNRL from the coding sequence ATGACCATGCAAATTAATCCCTTGACTGCTTTTATTATTAAGGTTTTCCTATGTTTACCTTTGTGCTACTGGGGGTGGTATTATTTTGCCGATCTAACAACATGGATAGTGATCAGCGTAGCTGAACCTTTGTTACAGTCTGTATTTCCAAAACTGATAATCGGGATCGAGCAAAGCGGTTCTTTGGTAGAGGTTATTGCTGAAGTGACAGTACCCGCACAGAATACACCCAGAGGGATGGTTGCAGAATTACCGATTCCTGTTAATCCGTTAATATATAGCTATGGTTTGCCTCTAGGATTGGCACTTACTTTGGCTTCACCGTTTAGTTTTTTTAGGACTTTGGGTGTTATCTTTATTAATCTGTTTTTGTTTCTGCTGATTCAAGTCTGGGGGATTGGTTTTGAATCGACAAAAGTGCTATTTTTACAAATGTCACCGGAATTGATAGGTAATATCAGATTGCCATCATGGCAAATGGACTGCATTGCTCTGGGTTACCAGTTCGGTGTATTGATACTGCCAGCAGTTACTCCAGTTATTATCTGGGTAGTATTTTATCAATCTTTTATTGTGCGCTTTACACCTGTATTGCTTAGAAAGAACAGGCTTTGA
- a CDS encoding Hsp70 family protein has protein sequence MNNKSAQYHIGIDLGTTHTVVAYAKTRQKNATIQIFEIQQLVAPGEVSTQNLLPSVRYHPAEGELSAADMAYSPSGEKAIIGTAARVLSAKTRGRFVSSAKSWLSHPSIDHTAAILPWGSSEDVFKISPLDASASYLKHVRQVWNHQFPDQLFEQQNIVITVPASFDEAARSLTLEAAKIAGLHHIRLLEEPQAVCYDWLRRHNDNLKNTLDNIKLLLVCDVGGGTTDLTLIKIDHGLDEPQLSRIGVGDHLMLGGDNIDLALAHLVESRLTTENKKLSAADLSHLLEQCRIVKERLLADDAPEQLNVTLLGGGSKLIGGTRSVNLHRDEVQKIALDGFFPLSKLTDLPDKKRSGVVEFGLPYAAEPAISKHIAAFLNTHRQATQSALANETIVPDALLLNGGVFRSQPITQRTIDLISSWRGAPPVLLDNQHPELSVAYGAVSYSIAREHKKIKIGGGASRSYFLLIASEQEQQGVCILPRGSEEGNEIILTDRQFSLRLGQPVSFHLVSLTGGQQYKAGDIVTINEDFHPLPPLAVAFNQQNSDNSSEVTVQLSVTLSEVGTLQIQCVAMQDTLQRWDVQFQIRKSKATLLAKELPAGFSKAVELIESIFGSKSKNINPKSVKSLRADLEKCLGLRSDWSSHLLRELFSVLLEARKNHRRSANHERVWLSLIGYCLRPGFGYQLDNWRVEQLWKSYSNQIQFVNETQNWSEWWTLWRRISGGLDTEAQELIFNDLAKYLNPASARLGNTAKQSKQRGYDDMVRLAAVLERLPIEQKTQLGGWLLTRLQKASEPAQTWWAVGRIGARVPFHASMHFVVPNDTASKWLKQILEVDWKKIPQAGFAATLIARMSGDRTRDIDDELRAKVIEQLKASKAPVSWIEMLESVKQLDASEEKQIFGESLPPGLTLIRN, from the coding sequence GTGAATAATAAATCAGCTCAGTATCATATAGGCATAGACTTAGGCACTACACATACCGTAGTTGCCTATGCTAAAACCCGGCAAAAAAACGCCACTATTCAAATTTTTGAAATACAACAGCTGGTTGCGCCTGGTGAAGTATCTACACAAAATTTATTACCCTCAGTTCGCTACCATCCGGCTGAAGGTGAGTTATCTGCCGCAGACATGGCCTACTCACCCTCCGGTGAAAAAGCAATAATTGGTACTGCCGCCCGGGTTTTAAGTGCAAAAACCCGGGGACGTTTTGTTAGCAGTGCAAAAAGCTGGTTATCTCACCCTTCTATTGATCATACCGCTGCCATTTTACCCTGGGGCAGTTCTGAAGATGTATTCAAAATTTCCCCGCTTGATGCCAGTGCCAGTTATTTAAAACATGTGCGTCAAGTCTGGAATCATCAGTTTCCGGACCAGCTCTTTGAACAACAAAATATCGTTATTACTGTTCCCGCTTCATTTGATGAAGCCGCTCGTTCATTAACATTAGAAGCTGCAAAGATAGCAGGCCTGCATCACATTCGACTGCTAGAGGAGCCTCAAGCTGTTTGTTACGACTGGTTACGCCGACATAACGACAATCTCAAAAATACACTGGATAACATTAAACTCCTGTTAGTATGCGATGTTGGCGGTGGTACCACTGATTTGACCCTGATCAAAATCGATCATGGTTTGGATGAGCCTCAATTATCACGTATAGGCGTGGGTGATCATCTAATGCTTGGTGGCGATAATATTGACTTGGCTCTTGCTCATCTGGTTGAATCACGTTTGACGACAGAGAATAAAAAACTATCGGCAGCTGATTTATCTCATTTACTCGAACAATGCCGTATAGTCAAAGAACGCTTGTTAGCGGACGATGCGCCTGAACAATTAAATGTCACTTTACTAGGCGGCGGGTCTAAATTAATCGGCGGTACACGTTCGGTAAATTTACACCGCGATGAAGTACAGAAAATCGCTTTAGATGGTTTTTTTCCGCTATCAAAACTTACTGATCTACCAGACAAAAAACGCAGTGGCGTCGTTGAATTTGGCCTGCCCTATGCTGCCGAACCAGCTATAAGCAAACATATTGCCGCTTTTTTAAATACCCATCGGCAAGCTACGCAAAGTGCATTAGCTAATGAAACTATTGTTCCAGATGCTCTGCTATTGAATGGTGGTGTATTTCGTAGCCAGCCAATTACGCAGCGCACGATTGACTTAATCAGCTCATGGCGTGGTGCACCGCCAGTACTGTTGGATAACCAGCATCCCGAACTGTCAGTTGCCTATGGTGCCGTAAGCTATAGTATTGCCCGTGAACATAAAAAAATCAAAATTGGAGGCGGTGCATCACGCAGTTACTTCTTGTTAATAGCTTCTGAACAAGAACAACAAGGCGTTTGCATCTTACCGCGTGGCAGTGAGGAAGGTAATGAAATTATTTTAACCGATCGCCAATTCTCTCTACGTCTGGGACAGCCCGTCAGTTTTCATTTAGTCTCATTAACAGGGGGACAGCAGTATAAAGCCGGAGATATTGTCACAATTAATGAAGACTTTCATCCCCTGCCCCCACTAGCAGTGGCATTTAACCAGCAAAACAGTGATAACAGCTCAGAAGTCACTGTACAATTATCAGTCACCTTATCCGAAGTAGGCACCCTACAAATCCAATGTGTTGCTATGCAAGATACTTTGCAACGCTGGGATGTACAATTTCAAATCAGAAAAAGCAAGGCCACTCTGCTCGCGAAAGAATTACCTGCCGGCTTTAGCAAAGCTGTCGAATTAATCGAAAGCATTTTCGGTTCAAAATCTAAAAATATTAACCCGAAATCAGTCAAAAGTTTACGTGCTGATTTAGAAAAATGCTTGGGCCTGCGTAGCGACTGGTCTAGTCATTTATTGCGTGAATTGTTTTCTGTGTTACTGGAAGCGCGTAAAAATCATCGCCGCTCAGCCAACCATGAGCGAGTCTGGCTAAGTTTAATCGGTTATTGTTTACGCCCTGGTTTTGGTTACCAATTGGATAATTGGCGTGTCGAGCAACTCTGGAAAAGCTATAGCAATCAAATTCAGTTTGTAAATGAAACCCAAAACTGGAGCGAATGGTGGACTTTATGGCGTCGTATTTCTGGAGGCTTAGATACAGAGGCACAAGAACTTATTTTTAACGACCTGGCTAAATATTTAAACCCCGCCTCGGCACGCCTGGGCAATACAGCCAAGCAAAGCAAACAACGGGGCTATGATGACATGGTGCGTCTTGCTGCAGTACTAGAGCGCTTACCCATAGAACAAAAAACACAATTAGGTGGGTGGTTATTAACACGCCTGCAAAAAGCCAGTGAACCAGCACAAACCTGGTGGGCTGTTGGTCGCATCGGTGCACGGGTACCTTTTCACGCAAGCATGCATTTTGTCGTGCCTAACGATACAGCATCAAAATGGCTAAAACAAATACTTGAAGTAGACTGGAAAAAAATACCGCAGGCAGGATTTGCTGCAACCTTAATTGCTCGTATGAGCGGCGATAGAACACGCGACATAGACGATGAACTTCGTGCAAAGGTCATTGAACAATTAAAAGCCAGTAAAGCCCCTGTTTCATGGATAGAAATGCTTGAATCAGTTAAGCAACTGGATGCTAGTGAGGAAAAACAGATATTTGGTGAGTCTTTGCCCCCGGGATTAACCTTAATTAGGAATTAA
- a CDS encoding DUF2760 domain-containing protein: MNPSQYKIDLELIPSTFDAIHAYLAATVFGLALTIIILLFAMLIGLMRRSKQATQALKNTTEQTISTQIPKLQPEVKVVEKIVEVEKIVEVEKIIELPAPEPIVLKETTPDAALQLLNLLQKEARFIDFIKEDVNAYSDADIGAAARVVHTGCNKVINEHFKLAAVRPESEGSKITLNKGFNAAEVRLTGNIIGQPPFTGTLVHKGWQVSDIKLPKLTDGHNANIIAAAEVEL; this comes from the coding sequence ATGAATCCCAGCCAATATAAAATCGATCTAGAACTTATTCCCAGCACTTTTGATGCCATTCATGCCTATTTAGCAGCGACTGTATTTGGTTTGGCACTCACCATAATTATCCTTTTATTTGCCATGTTGATCGGCTTGATGCGCAGAAGTAAACAAGCAACTCAAGCGCTAAAAAATACTACAGAACAGACAATTTCTACCCAAATTCCTAAACTTCAACCAGAAGTAAAAGTTGTCGAAAAAATAGTTGAAGTTGAGAAAATTGTAGAAGTTGAGAAAATCATTGAACTGCCTGCGCCAGAGCCTATCGTATTAAAAGAAACAACCCCGGATGCAGCATTACAATTATTAAATTTATTGCAAAAAGAAGCCCGCTTTATTGATTTTATTAAAGAAGATGTCAATGCTTATAGCGATGCAGATATTGGTGCTGCGGCTCGGGTTGTACATACGGGATGCAATAAAGTAATCAATGAGCATTTCAAATTAGCGGCAGTACGCCCTGAATCAGAAGGCAGTAAAATCACATTAAACAAAGGCTTTAATGCAGCAGAAGTTCGCTTAACGGGAAATATCATTGGTCAACCTCCTTTTACGGGTACTTTAGTCCATAAAGGCTGGCAGGTGTCAGATATTAAACTGCCCAAACTAACAGACGGTCATAATGCTAATATCATCGCAGCTGCGGAGGTTGAACTATAA
- the argA gene encoding amino-acid N-acetyltransferase produces MHNFDSFVNWFRDFSPYIHAHRNSTFVIYFGGEAVLDTSFDKLIHDFALLNSLGIRLVLVHGIRPQIDQRLQKQNQQSQFHQQLRITDENALQCAKESAGLVRVEIESLLSLGVANSPMSGARIKVISGNFVTAQPIGVLEGIDYQYTGKVRRIDSAAINQQLDFGHMVLISPVGYSPSGELFNLSAEQVATEIAISLHADKLILMTEQGCQSSKTGHIAQMTSAETRIFIEHEARLAISTKCALQSAIHGCQSGVNRVHILNRHIDGALLIELFSRDGIGTLISSTEFETIRPALLSDIPGILELINPLEQQGLLIARSLEHLELNINDYIVIDRDGLIIGCTALHQIERYAGLIACLAVHPDYRKAARGNQLLEQIYSKARKNSLKQLFALSTQTMHWFKERGFQDKSFQDLPPALQKNYNHLRNAKVLNKVI; encoded by the coding sequence ATGCATAATTTTGACTCATTTGTTAACTGGTTTCGGGACTTCTCTCCCTATATCCATGCTCATCGAAATAGTACCTTTGTTATCTATTTTGGTGGTGAGGCTGTTTTAGATACAAGCTTTGATAAGCTGATCCATGACTTTGCTTTATTAAATAGTCTCGGCATACGTCTGGTTTTGGTGCATGGTATACGCCCGCAAATTGATCAACGCTTACAAAAACAAAATCAACAATCCCAATTTCATCAGCAATTACGCATCACTGACGAAAACGCACTACAATGCGCTAAAGAATCAGCCGGACTGGTTCGAGTAGAAATTGAATCTTTACTTTCTTTGGGTGTAGCGAATTCACCGATGTCTGGAGCCAGAATCAAAGTTATCTCTGGTAATTTTGTGACGGCTCAACCCATAGGTGTACTCGAAGGCATAGATTATCAATATACCGGTAAAGTACGCCGCATAGATAGCGCAGCAATAAATCAGCAACTTGATTTTGGCCACATGGTACTGATTTCCCCCGTTGGCTATTCACCCAGCGGTGAACTGTTTAATTTATCTGCCGAACAAGTCGCCACCGAAATAGCCATATCATTACACGCTGACAAACTGATTCTGATGACTGAACAAGGTTGTCAATCGTCAAAAACAGGTCATATTGCTCAAATGACATCAGCTGAAACACGCATTTTTATTGAACATGAAGCCCGACTCGCAATCAGTACCAAATGCGCCTTACAGTCTGCTATACATGGCTGTCAATCGGGGGTTAATCGGGTACATATTTTAAATAGACATATTGATGGCGCATTATTAATCGAACTCTTCAGTCGTGATGGCATTGGCACACTGATCAGTTCAACTGAATTTGAAACCATCCGCCCGGCTTTACTAAGTGATATTCCTGGTATTCTCGAGTTAATCAACCCGCTTGAACAACAAGGCTTATTAATAGCGCGTTCACTGGAACATCTGGAATTAAATATTAACGATTATATTGTCATAGATCGTGATGGTCTGATTATTGGCTGTACAGCTTTACATCAAATTGAGCGATATGCGGGCTTAATCGCTTGTCTGGCGGTACATCCGGATTACAGAAAAGCAGCACGGGGTAATCAATTACTGGAACAGATATATAGCAAAGCCAGGAAAAACTCCTTAAAGCAGTTGTTTGCCCTGTCAACTCAAACTATGCACTGGTTTAAAGAACGAGGGTTTCAAGATAAATCGTTTCAAGACCTGCCCCCAGCCTTACAAAAAAATTATAACCACCTGCGTAATGCTAAAGTGTTAAACAAAGTCATTTAG
- the ilvD gene encoding dihydroxy-acid dehydratase → MANDNNTRTFSSKVVDGMERAPSRAMLHAVGFKDVDFQKPQIGIASTWSMVTPCNMHINKLADDAARGVDDANGKAIIFNTITISDGISMGTEGMKYSLVSREVIADSIETVTGCQGFDGLVAIGGCDKNMPGCMIAISRLNRPAIFVYGGTILPGCHKDKKLDVVSVFEAVGARANNQIDDAELAAIEAKAIPGAGSCGGMYTANTMASAIEALGMSLPGSSAQAAISEEKREDCERAGAAVLELLKKDIKPSDIMTKKAFENAITVIIALGGSTNAVLHILAMANSANVDIQLDDFTRIGANVPMVADLKPSGRYQMAELIEIGGIQPLMKILLDRGLLHGDCLTVTGKTLAENLADVTPYPIDQDMILPLDHPIKKDSHLVILYGNLASEGSVAKITGKEGLHFTGTAKVYDAEEQALQGILNGDIVKGDVIVIRYEGPKGGPGMREMLSPTSAIMGKGLGKEVALITDGRFSGGTHGFVVGHITPEAYVGGPLAIVENGDKITIDAESKNLTLHLEQAEIAARLQKWQQPAPKYTRGVLAKYAKLVSSASQGAVTDN, encoded by the coding sequence ATGGCTAATGATAACAACACTCGCACCTTTTCATCCAAAGTAGTAGATGGTATGGAACGCGCGCCAAGTCGCGCCATGCTACATGCAGTAGGTTTTAAGGACGTAGATTTCCAGAAACCACAAATAGGTATTGCTTCAACCTGGAGCATGGTCACGCCTTGTAACATGCATATTAATAAACTTGCTGATGATGCAGCTCGCGGTGTTGACGATGCAAACGGCAAAGCCATTATTTTCAATACCATTACTATTTCTGACGGTATCTCGATGGGTACTGAAGGCATGAAATATTCACTGGTTTCGCGTGAAGTCATTGCCGATTCTATTGAAACTGTTACTGGTTGCCAGGGCTTTGATGGACTTGTTGCAATTGGCGGTTGTGATAAAAATATGCCAGGGTGCATGATTGCCATCTCGCGCTTGAATCGTCCTGCTATCTTTGTTTATGGCGGTACGATTTTACCAGGCTGTCATAAAGATAAAAAACTCGATGTAGTTTCAGTGTTTGAAGCTGTCGGTGCACGGGCAAATAACCAGATTGATGATGCAGAACTTGCTGCCATTGAAGCAAAAGCCATACCCGGCGCAGGTTCATGTGGAGGTATGTACACAGCCAATACTATGGCTTCAGCAATTGAAGCCCTGGGTATGAGTTTACCGGGCAGTTCAGCACAAGCCGCTATTTCAGAAGAAAAACGTGAAGATTGTGAACGCGCCGGTGCGGCAGTATTAGAACTACTAAAAAAAGATATTAAACCTAGCGATATCATGACCAAAAAGGCTTTTGAAAACGCCATTACCGTTATTATTGCTTTAGGTGGTTCAACCAATGCCGTGTTACATATTTTAGCCATGGCAAACTCGGCAAATGTTGATATCCAGCTGGATGACTTTACCCGTATTGGAGCAAATGTGCCTATGGTTGCCGACTTAAAACCAAGCGGCCGCTACCAGATGGCAGAGTTAATTGAAATTGGCGGTATTCAACCATTGATGAAAATTTTACTTGATCGCGGACTACTGCATGGAGATTGTTTAACCGTTACCGGAAAAACTCTAGCTGAAAATCTGGCGGATGTCACACCTTATCCTATCGATCAGGATATGATTTTACCTTTAGATCATCCGATCAAAAAAGATAGTCATTTAGTGATCTTATACGGTAATTTAGCCTCAGAAGGCTCAGTTGCCAAAATTACCGGTAAAGAAGGCTTGCATTTTACCGGCACAGCAAAAGTCTATGATGCCGAAGAACAAGCTTTACAAGGTATTCTAAACGGCGATATTGTTAAAGGTGACGTCATCGTTATTCGCTACGAAGGTCCGAAAGGCGGCCCGGGCATGCGGGAAATGCTATCACCAACTTCTGCAATTATGGGAAAAGGCCTGGGTAAAGAAGTTGCATTAATTACAGACGGGCGTTTTTCAGGCGGTACACATGGTTTTGTAGTGGGTCATATTACTCCCGAAGCCTATGTTGGTGGCCCATTAGCAATTGTTGAAAATGGCGACAAAATTACCATTGATGCCGAAAGTAAAAACCTGACTTTACACCTAGAACAGGCTGAAATCGCAGCTCGCCTGCAAAAATGGCAGCAGCCGGCGCCAAAATATACTCGAGGTGTGTTAGCAAAATACGCTAAATTAGTTAGTTCTGCTTCTCAAGGCGCGGTAACTGATAACTAG
- a CDS encoding Hsp70 family protein, whose amino-acid sequence MNKLVNDSEQTTEHDASQNEEVTSTDQESDLQADNANNEIEEDATEHSSDSAFNKPEGTHYSIGIDLGTTHCVLSYADISDPDADEIVQHVLQIPQLTAPGVIEEKEQLPSFLYQAHEAEINEGETALPWTAKPDYLVGEIARNLGTKTPIRLVSSAKSWLCHAGVDCKSAILPNDAPEDVERVSPFQASSAYLEHLCAAWNKQHPDALIQDQEITLTVPASFDPAARELTAEAAQNAGLKNVILLEEPQAALYSWIEKSEGDWRNHVNVGDIILVIDVGGGTTDLSLIAVTEENGSLGLTRIAVGDHILLGGDNMDLALAYTLKAKLEQNGGKRLEGWQIQALTHACRAAKEKILSDDEADNIPIVVPNRGSSLIGGTLRTELNRDEVNTVLLQGFLPEVASNEQAVSRARSGLRTAGLPYAQDAGITRHLASFLSRQLNAVDELNDITLSENATFIHPTAVLFNGGVLKAARFADRLMDVINSWLQNEQAPDARLLTGVDLDLAVARGASYYGYVRKGKGVRIKGGTAASYYVGVESAMPAVPGMPPEIQALCIAPFGMEEGTEVELPNDEFGVIVGEPVRFRFFGSKTRREDNVGTRLDYWSDEELEELDEIEITLPQENRKAGEVIPVHLSVAVTEIGTLALQAISNQDDNRWKIEFDVRSGDE is encoded by the coding sequence ATGAACAAACTAGTGAATGATTCAGAGCAAACAACTGAGCACGACGCATCACAAAACGAAGAGGTTACATCTACAGACCAAGAGTCGGATCTTCAGGCAGATAACGCTAATAACGAAATAGAGGAGGACGCAACAGAGCACTCTTCAGACTCTGCCTTTAATAAGCCTGAAGGCACTCATTACTCCATAGGAATCGATTTAGGAACAACACATTGTGTACTTTCCTATGCTGACATATCCGATCCTGATGCCGATGAAATAGTTCAACATGTTCTACAAATTCCTCAGCTGACAGCTCCAGGCGTAATCGAAGAAAAGGAACAGTTACCCTCTTTTTTATATCAGGCACATGAAGCTGAAATTAATGAAGGAGAAACAGCCCTGCCCTGGACTGCAAAACCTGATTATTTAGTCGGTGAAATTGCTCGTAATTTAGGCACTAAAACCCCTATTCGTTTAGTGTCTAGCGCAAAAAGCTGGCTATGTCATGCTGGTGTAGATTGTAAATCAGCGATATTGCCTAATGACGCTCCTGAAGATGTCGAACGTGTTTCACCTTTTCAAGCCAGCTCAGCCTATTTAGAACACCTTTGCGCTGCCTGGAATAAACAACACCCTGACGCACTGATACAAGATCAGGAAATAACGCTGACTGTTCCCGCTTCTTTTGACCCGGCTGCTCGGGAATTAACCGCAGAAGCCGCGCAAAATGCGGGCTTAAAAAATGTTATTTTGCTGGAAGAACCGCAGGCAGCATTGTATAGCTGGATCGAGAAAAGTGAAGGCGATTGGCGTAATCACGTCAATGTAGGCGATATTATTTTAGTTATTGATGTCGGTGGTGGTACTACCGATTTATCACTGATTGCTGTCACAGAAGAAAATGGCTCTCTCGGCTTGACTCGTATTGCTGTCGGTGACCACATATTATTAGGTGGTGATAATATGGACCTGGCTTTGGCCTACACGCTAAAAGCCAAACTGGAACAGAATGGAGGCAAACGCCTGGAAGGATGGCAAATACAGGCATTAACTCATGCTTGCCGCGCAGCTAAAGAAAAAATTCTCAGTGATGATGAAGCGGATAATATTCCTATCGTTGTTCCGAATCGTGGATCATCTTTAATTGGCGGTACGCTACGCACAGAGCTTAATCGCGATGAAGTGAATACGGTTTTACTGCAAGGCTTTCTACCTGAGGTTGCCAGTAATGAACAAGCTGTTAGTCGAGCACGTTCTGGTTTACGTACTGCAGGTTTACCTTATGCACAAGATGCCGGAATCACACGACATCTAGCTAGTTTTTTATCACGACAATTAAATGCTGTTGATGAATTAAATGATATTACCCTATCGGAAAATGCCACGTTCATTCACCCGACTGCAGTATTATTTAATGGCGGTGTTTTAAAAGCCGCACGTTTTGCAGATCGTTTGATGGATGTCATCAACTCATGGTTACAAAATGAACAGGCACCTGATGCTCGTTTATTAACCGGAGTAGATTTAGATTTAGCTGTTGCGCGTGGAGCTTCTTATTATGGCTATGTGCGTAAAGGAAAAGGAGTCCGTATTAAAGGCGGAACAGCTGCCTCTTATTATGTAGGAGTGGAAAGCGCTATGCCGGCTGTTCCTGGCATGCCTCCCGAGATTCAGGCCTTGTGTATTGCTCCCTTTGGCATGGAAGAAGGCACCGAAGTTGAGTTACCTAATGATGAGTTTGGTGTCATTGTTGGTGAACCAGTTCGTTTCCGTTTTTTTGGCTCTAAAACACGCAGAGAAGACAATGTGGGGACCCGTTTAGATTATTGGTCAGATGAAGAGCTAGAAGAACTAGATGAAATAGAAATCACCTTACCTCAAGAAAATCGTAAAGCAGGTGAAGTAATCCCCGTACATCTTTCGGTCGCCGTCACTGAAATAGGAACATTAGCATTACAAGCTATTTCCAACCAGGATGATAACCGCTGGAAAATTGAGTTTGATGTACGTTCCGGTGATGAGTAA